In the Gammaproteobacteria bacterium genome, one interval contains:
- a CDS encoding response regulator yields MTLYAGFKLLIVDDNENNLFTLRTLIEQHMDVGIRQALSGKEALEITMVESDIDLIILDVQMPEMDGFQTANMLKKRKKTRDIPIIFLTAAYKTDEFQQKGYAIGAVDYLLKPIDDNLLINKISTYFRLIQKERELNQVLEQKVAERTAELEQARQYMENIFKTMGEALLVLAPDGTIRRVNPAACRMLGYGEDELVDMGIGDVFEEEGEEQARAFMGTWLEALIRVGTIQNIEARFIARDERRVPILFSRTAMTDGDENVTDIICIAKDMSGYVRVDEEPE; encoded by the coding sequence ATGACCTTGTATGCCGGCTTCAAACTGCTGATTGTCGATGACAACGAGAACAACCTCTTTACCCTGAGGACACTCATCGAACAACACATGGACGTCGGCATCCGCCAGGCCCTGTCCGGCAAGGAGGCCCTGGAGATCACCATGGTGGAGAGCGACATCGATCTCATCATCCTCGATGTCCAGATGCCGGAGATGGATGGCTTTCAGACCGCCAACATGCTGAAGAAGCGCAAGAAGACCCGGGATATTCCCATCATATTCCTCACCGCCGCCTACAAGACCGACGAGTTCCAGCAGAAAGGCTATGCCATCGGCGCGGTGGACTATCTGCTCAAGCCCATCGACGACAACCTGCTCATCAACAAGATCAGCACCTATTTCCGTCTCATCCAGAAGGAACGGGAACTCAATCAGGTGCTGGAGCAGAAGGTGGCCGAGCGTACCGCCGAACTGGAACAGGCCCGCCAGTATATGGAGAACATCTTCAAGACCATGGGTGAGGCCCTGCTGGTGCTGGCGCCCGACGGCACCATCCGGCGCGTCAATCCGGCGGCCTGTCGCATGCTGGGCTACGGCGAGGACGAACTCGTGGACATGGGGATCGGCGACGTCTTCGAGGAGGAAGGTGAAGAGCAGGCGCGGGCCTTCATGGGCACGTGGCTGGAGGCCCTCATCCGGGTGGGAACCATTCAAAACATCGAGGCCCGCTTCATCGCCCGGGATGAGCGGCGGGTGCCCATCCTGTTTTCCCGAACGGCCATGACGGACGGCGACGAAAACGTGACCGATATCATCTGTATCGCAAAAGACATGAGCGGCTACGTGCGGGTGGACGAAGAGCCGGAGTAA
- the queD gene encoding 6-carboxytetrahydropterin synthase QueD → MARYALKVLTEFASAHTLRGYPGACSRMHGHNWKLEVEVDAEHLDDVGMALDFKVIRTKAKEIAGVLDHRYLNEIAPFDEVNPTAENIAAYLFDRLATALNDGNVAVKAVTLWETDRACVRYTEEHYP, encoded by the coding sequence ATGGCACGCTATGCACTCAAGGTTCTGACCGAGTTTGCCTCGGCCCACACCCTCCGGGGCTATCCCGGAGCGTGCAGTCGGATGCATGGTCACAACTGGAAGCTCGAGGTGGAGGTGGATGCCGAACACCTGGATGACGTGGGCATGGCCCTGGATTTCAAGGTCATTCGCACCAAGGCCAAGGAAATAGCCGGCGTATTGGACCACCGCTATCTAAACGAGATCGCGCCTTTTGACGAGGTCAATCCCACTGCGGAAAACATCGCAGCCTATCTGTTCGACAGACTTGCCACGGCATTGAACGACGGCAACGTGGCGGTAAAGGCCGTCACCCTGTGGGAGACCGACCGGGCCTGCGTACGATATACCGAGGAACACTATCCATGA
- the dxs gene encoding 1-deoxy-D-xylulose-5-phosphate synthase yields MPTPSPFPLLESIDVPADLRTLAEGDLPRLAGELREFLIESVGRTGGHLAAGLGTVELSIALHYVFDTPEDRLVWDVGHQSYPHKILTGRRRRMDTMRLKDGLSGFPRRAESPYDTFGVGHSSTSVSAALGMALAARQAGSDRRVVAIIGDGALTAGMAFEGLNHAGSLDVDMLVILNDNEMSISPNVGGMSNYLARVLSGPIFSTFREGSKKALRNMPSVWELARRAEEHMKGMIVPGTLFEELGFNYIGPVDGHDLPNLVKTLRNLRALPGPQFLHIVTRKGKGFAPAEDQPVAYHGVSAFDPQTGEFKKAEAKGGPTYTQVFSDWLCDAAAREPRLVGITPAMREGSGLVRFAERFPDRYYDVGIAEQHAVTLGAGLACEGLAPVVAIYSTFLQRGYDQLIHDVAIQNLPVMFAIDRAGLVGADGATHAGSFDLSYLRCLPNLLVMAPADENECRRMLDTALIHDGPAAVRYPRGSGPGVVVSQAVAPLDIGIAELRRRGRDVAILAFGSMVAPALEAAEDLNATVVNMRFVKPLDEALILDMAGRHRLLVTVEENVVAGGAGSGVGEVLARAGVACPLLHLGLPDRFVEHGKPSELLAECGLDATGIGNAIAARLAVREQTAGRSIAGNT; encoded by the coding sequence ATGCCCACTCCCTCGCCCTTTCCATTGTTGGAATCCATCGATGTCCCGGCGGATCTGCGAACCCTTGCCGAAGGCGATCTGCCGCGTCTGGCCGGCGAGTTGCGGGAGTTCCTCATCGAGTCCGTGGGCAGGACGGGGGGGCACCTCGCCGCCGGCCTCGGCACGGTGGAACTATCCATCGCGCTGCACTATGTCTTCGATACTCCCGAAGACCGCCTGGTGTGGGACGTGGGGCACCAGAGCTACCCCCACAAGATCCTCACGGGCCGGCGCAGGCGTATGGACACCATGCGCCTCAAGGACGGCCTGTCGGGCTTTCCGCGGCGTGCCGAGAGCCCCTATGACACCTTCGGTGTGGGGCATTCCAGCACCTCCGTGAGCGCCGCCCTGGGCATGGCCCTGGCCGCCCGCCAGGCCGGCAGCGACCGCCGGGTAGTGGCCATCATCGGCGACGGCGCCCTCACTGCGGGCATGGCCTTCGAGGGCCTCAATCACGCCGGCAGCCTCGATGTGGACATGCTGGTCATCCTCAACGACAACGAAATGTCCATCTCTCCCAACGTGGGGGGGATGTCGAACTATCTGGCCCGGGTGCTCTCCGGCCCCATATTCTCCACCTTCCGCGAGGGCAGCAAGAAGGCCCTGCGCAACATGCCTTCGGTATGGGAACTGGCGCGGCGGGCGGAAGAACACATGAAGGGCATGATCGTCCCCGGCACCCTGTTCGAGGAACTCGGGTTCAACTACATCGGCCCCGTGGACGGGCACGACCTGCCCAACCTGGTGAAGACCCTGCGCAACCTGCGCGCCCTGCCCGGCCCCCAGTTCCTGCACATCGTGACCCGCAAGGGCAAGGGCTTCGCGCCGGCGGAAGATCAGCCCGTGGCCTACCATGGCGTATCGGCCTTCGACCCCCAGACCGGCGAGTTCAAGAAGGCAGAGGCCAAAGGTGGGCCCACCTATACCCAGGTGTTCAGCGACTGGCTGTGCGACGCCGCGGCGCGGGAACCCCGGCTGGTGGGTATCACCCCGGCGATGCGGGAGGGTTCCGGTCTAGTGCGTTTCGCCGAGCGCTTTCCGGACCGCTATTACGACGTGGGCATCGCCGAGCAGCATGCCGTGACCCTGGGTGCGGGGCTCGCCTGCGAGGGTCTGGCACCGGTGGTGGCCATCTATTCGACTTTCCTGCAACGGGGCTACGACCAGCTCATCCACGATGTGGCGATCCAGAACCTGCCGGTGATGTTCGCCATCGACCGCGCGGGCCTGGTGGGGGCGGATGGCGCCACCCATGCCGGCAGCTTCGACCTGTCCTACCTGAGATGCCTGCCGAACCTGCTGGTGATGGCCCCGGCCGACGAGAACGAATGCCGACGCATGCTCGACACGGCCCTGATCCACGACGGCCCCGCGGCCGTAAGGTATCCCCGGGGTTCGGGACCCGGCGTGGTTGTAAGCCAGGCCGTGGCGCCCCTGGACATCGGGATCGCCGAGTTGCGTCGAAGGGGGCGGGATGTCGCCATACTCGCCTTCGGCAGCATGGTGGCACCGGCCCTGGAGGCTGCCGAGGACCTGAACGCCACGGTGGTCAACATGCGCTTCGTCAAGCCCCTGGACGAGGCCCTGATTCTCGACATGGCGGGGCGCCACAGGCTGCTGGTCACCGTCGAGGAGAACGTCGTGGCCGGGGGTGCCGGCAGCGGCGTCGGCGAGGTGCTGGCGCGGGCCGGCGTGGCGTGTCCCTTGCTGCATCTGGGCTTGCCGGACCGCTTCGTGGAGCATGGCAAACCGTCTGAACTGTTGGCGGAATGCGGGCTCGACGCGACGGGGATCGGGAACGCCATAGCGGCGCGTCTGGCCGTCCGGGAACAGACGGCCGGCCGTAGCATCGCCGGCAATACTTGA
- a CDS encoding metalloregulator ArsR/SmtB family transcription factor produces MADDDTPQTGSPGEDAVLTANALKAMAHPLRWRIICTLGDTELSVGEIVDRIGTSQSNISQHLEQLRDKNIVTSRKEANRVYYRIRNDQLLLLIGNMRQVLCHANLDENIR; encoded by the coding sequence ATGGCAGACGACGACACGCCTCAGACAGGATCCCCGGGGGAGGATGCCGTCCTCACGGCCAATGCCCTGAAGGCCATGGCCCACCCGCTGCGCTGGCGCATCATCTGCACCCTCGGCGACACCGAGCTGTCGGTGGGGGAGATCGTCGACAGGATCGGCACCTCCCAGAGCAATATCTCCCAGCACCTGGAGCAATTGCGGGACAAGAACATCGTGACCTCCAGGAAGGAGGCCAACCGGGTCTATTACCGCATACGCAATGACCAGTTGCTACTGCTCATAGGCAACATGCGCCAAGTGCTGTGCCACGCCAATCTGGACGAGAACATACGCTGA
- the rnd gene encoding ribonuclease D, whose protein sequence is MADPAPYTFIDTAATLAEYAPELAAADPIALDTEFLRERTYYPKLCLLQFATASGIALVDTIALETLGPIMDLLYADQRVKVLHSGSQDLELFVHMRGATPSSLFDTQIAAAYLGYPDQIGYAGLVEKVLGVTLDKSHTRSDWSRRPLSAAQLGYAVDDVRYLLVMYPLLYQGLEQAGRLTWALEDMVRLEDPERYRVSPALAWMKIKGGQRLSGRAFTALQHLAAWREEEAQRRDLPRGWVVPNDTLLVLAEQRPASPAALAALEGQGTTVPKTFAEPVLTAIAAAGQDPGDAQAGDGPLTDVQKGLLKTLGAHVTRRAGELGLSTALMATRAELEAIVRGGHDARVLTGWRREAVGRELLTLRDAG, encoded by the coding sequence ATGGCCGATCCAGCCCCCTATACCTTCATCGATACTGCCGCCACCCTCGCCGAGTATGCCCCGGAACTGGCTGCGGCAGATCCCATCGCCCTCGATACGGAATTCCTGCGGGAACGCACCTACTATCCCAAGCTTTGTCTGCTCCAATTCGCCACCGCCTCCGGTATCGCCCTGGTCGACACCATCGCCCTCGAGACCCTCGGGCCGATCATGGACCTTCTCTACGCGGACCAGCGGGTCAAGGTGCTCCATTCCGGCAGCCAGGACCTCGAACTCTTCGTGCACATGCGCGGCGCCACCCCATCCAGCCTGTTCGACACCCAGATCGCGGCGGCCTATCTCGGATATCCGGATCAGATCGGCTACGCCGGCCTGGTGGAGAAGGTGCTGGGCGTGACCCTGGACAAGAGCCATACGCGTTCCGACTGGAGCCGCCGTCCCCTGTCCGCCGCCCAACTGGGTTATGCCGTCGATGACGTCCGCTATCTGCTGGTGATGTATCCCCTGCTCTACCAGGGACTGGAACAGGCGGGGCGCCTGACCTGGGCCCTCGAGGACATGGTGCGCCTGGAGGACCCGGAGCGTTATCGTGTCAGTCCGGCCCTGGCGTGGATGAAGATCAAGGGCGGCCAGCGACTTTCCGGCCGGGCATTCACCGCGCTGCAGCACCTGGCCGCCTGGCGCGAGGAGGAGGCTCAGCGCCGTGACCTGCCGCGCGGCTGGGTGGTGCCCAATGACACCTTGCTGGTCCTCGCCGAGCAACGACCCGCCTCGCCCGCGGCGCTGGCGGCCCTCGAGGGACAGGGCACCACGGTGCCGAAGACCTTCGCGGAACCCGTTCTCACCGCCATCGCCGCCGCCGGACAGGATCCGGGCGACGCGCAGGCGGGCGACGGCCCCCTGACGGACGTACAGAAGGGCCTGTTGAAGACCCTCGGCGCGCACGTCACCCGGCGGGCCGGAGAATTGGGGCTATCCACCGCACTCATGGCCACCCGGGCCGAACTCGAGGCCATCGTGCGTGGCGGCCACGACGCACGGGTATTGACAGGGTGGCGCCGGGAGGCGGTCGGTCGGGAACTGCTGACCCTGCGGGACGCCGGCTGA
- a CDS encoding farnesyl diphosphate synthase, with translation MTPTDFGALEAYATECRSRVEARLDALLPASTLLPTRLHEAMRYAVLGAGKRVRPLLVYATGHALGVPMDTLDAGACAVELIHAYSLVHDDLPAMDDDDLRRGRPTCHKAFDEGTAVLVGDALQSLAFQILAGNGNGQAALPSQTRLEMVSRLAIAAGSRGMAGGQAIDLDAVGQDLNLAELEIMHIHKTGALIRTAVLLGALAAGDGADAALEDRLDHYGKCIGLAFQIRDDILDVELSTEDLGKPQGADVQRNKPTYPAIVGLSEAKRIAEELHEAALESLSGLDERADHLRGLSAFIVRRGN, from the coding sequence ATGACTCCGACTGATTTCGGCGCCCTCGAGGCCTATGCCACCGAGTGCCGTAGCCGCGTGGAAGCACGCCTGGACGCCCTGCTGCCCGCCTCCACCCTCCTGCCCACGCGCCTCCACGAGGCCATGCGCTACGCGGTGCTGGGGGCGGGCAAGCGGGTGCGGCCGCTGCTGGTATACGCCACCGGCCATGCCCTGGGGGTGCCGATGGATACCCTGGATGCCGGGGCCTGTGCGGTGGAACTCATCCATGCCTATTCGCTGGTCCACGACGATCTCCCCGCCATGGACGATGACGACCTGCGACGCGGCCGGCCCACCTGCCACAAGGCCTTCGACGAAGGCACGGCGGTACTCGTGGGCGACGCGCTTCAGTCCCTCGCCTTCCAGATACTGGCCGGTAACGGCAACGGCCAGGCCGCCCTGCCCTCCCAGACGCGCCTGGAAATGGTATCCCGTCTCGCCATCGCCGCCGGTTCCCGCGGCATGGCCGGAGGCCAGGCCATCGACCTCGATGCGGTGGGTCAAGACCTGAATCTCGCCGAGCTGGAGATCATGCACATCCACAAAACGGGAGCACTGATTCGCACCGCGGTGCTGCTCGGTGCCCTGGCGGCGGGGGACGGGGCCGATGCCGCCCTCGAGGACAGGCTGGATCATTACGGCAAGTGTATCGGTCTCGCCTTTCAGATCCGGGATGACATCCTCGACGTAGAACTCAGTACCGAGGATCTCGGCAAGCCCCAGGGCGCGGACGTCCAGCGCAACAAGCCCACCTATCCCGCCATCGTGGGACTGTCGGAGGCGAAGCGCATCGCCGAGGAACTGCACGAGGCCGCATTGGAGAGCCTTTCCGGCCTGGACGAGCGCGCGGATCACCTGCGGGGCCTGTCGGCCTTCATCGTCCGCCGCGGCAACTGA
- the folE2 gene encoding GTP cyclohydrolase FolE2: protein MNQAVESIADIQSSADTRRIPIDKVGIKDIKHPVVVKDRRGGVQHTIANFNMYVSLPQDFKGTHMSRFVEILNHHEYEISVESFKVMLGEMTELLGAPTGHIEMSFPYFVNKKAPISGVMSLIDYQVTFIGEIENEAPCMMLKVIVPVTSLCPCSKQISERGAHNQRSHVTVTVRTSGFVWIEDIIDLVEGQASSQLYGLLKRPDEKFVTEHAYDNPKFVEDMVRDVASALNRDDRISAYVVESENFESIHNHSAYALVKKDKKDAISDSRFT from the coding sequence ATGAATCAAGCCGTAGAGAGCATCGCCGATATCCAGAGCAGCGCGGATACCCGCCGCATCCCCATCGACAAGGTGGGGATCAAGGACATCAAGCACCCGGTGGTGGTGAAGGATCGGCGTGGAGGCGTGCAACACACCATCGCCAATTTCAACATGTACGTGAGTCTGCCCCAGGATTTTAAGGGCACCCACATGTCACGCTTCGTGGAGATCCTCAATCATCACGAGTACGAGATCTCCGTGGAGTCCTTCAAGGTGATGCTGGGCGAGATGACCGAACTCCTGGGGGCCCCGACGGGCCACATCGAGATGTCTTTCCCCTACTTCGTCAACAAGAAGGCCCCCATCAGCGGCGTCATGAGTCTCATCGACTACCAGGTGACGTTCATCGGCGAGATCGAGAACGAGGCCCCGTGCATGATGCTCAAGGTGATCGTGCCCGTCACCAGCCTGTGTCCCTGTTCCAAGCAGATCTCGGAGCGTGGCGCCCACAACCAGCGCTCCCATGTGACGGTCACGGTGCGCACCAGCGGCTTCGTCTGGATCGAGGACATCATCGACCTGGTGGAAGGGCAGGCCTCCAGCCAGCTCTACGGGCTGCTCAAACGCCCCGACGAGAAGTTCGTCACCGAGCACGCCTACGACAACCCCAAGTTCGTGGAAGACATGGTGCGGGACGTGGCCAGCGCCCTCAACCGCGACGACCGCATCTCCGCCTACGTGGTGGAGTCGGAAAACTTCGAGTCCATTCACAACCACTCGGCCTACGCCCTGGTCAAGAAGGACAAGAAGGACGCCATCAGCGATTCCCGCTTCACCTGA